From the Candidatus Saccharimonadaceae bacterium ML1 genome, one window contains:
- a CDS encoding T2SP E domain-containing protein translates to MNEEEVQRRRREQDERATQRRAAILGLPYLDTRELEHEIPLVKDMLPVQQMHQDRIVPLVRGGNEVMYQFGVTSQTPQSVLQVMRRQYEERGDQIQFSLISLSGYRALMLRYDPPRPTEYQDIKIAKEGDSDTIAQVSQTLNTVTSSDLFDFIIQQADRLGASDIHIENERDNIRVRLRVDGALHPVAHLERDRYRVIMGELASRAGISTAAYQSQSGHMQREITTEQGTHLLNIRVETVPTVYGQDAVLRLFNFDESLLNLDLLGIPPRQRREIDEVVSHPRGLMLMVGPTGSGKSTTLYSVLNALNTSDRKLITLEDPVEYSLSGISQIPIDTTHGQSFADGLRSVLRLDPDVVMVGEIRDTDTARTAIQASITGHLVLSSFHANSTSTAFSRMIDMIGVNPIFSSAIRLVIAQRLVRRLVDATKEEYEPDEATRNYVKRVLAGIPADVECPDLDTFKLWRPKPSNDAPFGYKGRIVIMEQLIVTEEIQKYIRGDVEDVHPESIEQTAKAEGMLTLEQVGVLAALRGETTLEEVARVI, encoded by the coding sequence GTGAACGAAGAAGAAGTCCAACGTAGACGCCGCGAACAAGATGAACGCGCCACGCAACGCCGCGCGGCGATTTTGGGGTTGCCGTATTTAGATACGCGTGAACTGGAGCATGAAATCCCGCTCGTAAAAGATATGCTTCCGGTGCAACAAATGCATCAGGATCGGATCGTACCGCTAGTGCGCGGCGGCAACGAAGTGATGTACCAGTTTGGCGTGACATCGCAGACGCCGCAGTCGGTGCTGCAAGTCATGCGCCGCCAGTACGAAGAGCGCGGCGATCAGATTCAATTTTCGCTAATTAGCCTGAGCGGCTACCGCGCGCTTATGCTGCGCTACGACCCGCCGCGCCCCACCGAGTATCAGGATATCAAAATTGCCAAAGAGGGCGATAGCGACACGATCGCGCAAGTTAGTCAAACGCTTAATACAGTGACGAGCAGTGACCTGTTTGATTTTATTATTCAACAGGCGGATCGGCTGGGCGCGAGCGACATTCACATTGAAAATGAGCGCGATAACATTCGCGTACGTTTGCGTGTAGATGGTGCGTTGCACCCGGTGGCGCATTTGGAGCGCGATCGTTACCGTGTGATTATGGGCGAACTCGCAAGCCGCGCCGGCATCAGTACGGCGGCGTATCAATCGCAATCGGGGCATATGCAGCGTGAGATTACGACCGAGCAGGGTACGCACTTGCTTAATATCCGCGTCGAGACTGTGCCGACGGTGTACGGGCAAGACGCGGTGCTGCGTTTATTCAACTTCGACGAGAGTTTGCTGAACTTGGACTTGCTAGGCATACCGCCGCGCCAGCGCCGCGAAATTGACGAAGTAGTGAGCCACCCGCGCGGGCTTATGCTGATGGTCGGGCCGACGGGCAGCGGTAAATCGACTACGCTCTATAGCGTGCTGAACGCGCTGAATACTTCTGATCGCAAACTGATTACGCTTGAAGATCCGGTTGAGTACAGTTTGAGTGGTATTTCACAGATTCCGATCGACACGACGCATGGGCAGAGTTTCGCGGACGGACTGCGCAGCGTGCTTCGTCTCGACCCAGACGTCGTGATGGTCGGCGAGATTCGCGACACCGACACGGCGCGCACCGCGATACAGGCGTCGATTACAGGGCATTTGGTGCTATCAAGCTTTCACGCAAATTCAACGAGCACGGCATTTAGCCGCATGATTGACATGATCGGCGTGAACCCGATTTTCTCAAGCGCGATTCGCTTAGTGATCGCGCAGCGCTTAGTGCGCCGGCTGGTTGATGCGACAAAAGAAGAATACGAGCCGGACGAGGCGACGCGCAATTACGTGAAGCGTGTGTTGGCAGGCATACCGGCTGATGTTGAATGTCCGGACTTAGATACGTTTAAGTTATGGCGGCCGAAACCTAGTAATGACGCGCCGTTTGGCTATAAGGGGCGTATCGTGATTATGGAACAGCTAATCGTGACCGAGGAAATCCAGAAATATATTCGCGGCGATGTTGAAGATGTCCATCCCGAATCAATTGAACAAACTGCCAAAGCTGAAGGCATGCTGACATTGGAGCAAGTCGGCGTGCTGGCGGCACTCCGCGGCGAAACGACTCTAGAAGAGGTCGCTCGGGTGATTTAA
- a CDS encoding TrmH family RNA methyltransferase has product MREIIVIAHNIRSTHNVGAIFRTCEGLGIRRIILSGYTPYPDVSLTAAAPFCAYSDSEICRTDPRLPHTREKITKQIHKTALGAEAIVPFEYHDAPNFDELQANGYRIAALEQAENSINLADYRAPEKLALLLGEEVYGVPAELLRQVDDIVEIPMRGQKESFNVSVAAGIALYELTK; this is encoded by the coding sequence ATGAGAGAAATTATCGTGATCGCGCACAATATTCGCTCGACGCACAACGTGGGGGCGATTTTTCGCACCTGCGAGGGGCTCGGGATCCGCCGGATTATCCTGAGCGGCTACACGCCGTATCCCGACGTATCGCTCACCGCCGCTGCGCCGTTCTGCGCATATAGCGATAGCGAAATTTGCCGAACTGATCCGCGCTTGCCGCACACTCGCGAAAAAATCACAAAACAAATTCATAAAACAGCGCTTGGCGCCGAAGCAATCGTGCCGTTTGAATACCATGACGCGCCGAATTTTGACGAGCTGCAAGCAAATGGCTATCGGATCGCGGCGCTTGAGCAAGCAGAAAATTCAATCAATCTCGCAGACTACCGAGCGCCCGAAAAACTCGCGCTGCTACTCGGCGAAGAGGTCTACGGCGTACCGGCGGAGTTGCTGCGCCAAGTCGACGACATTGTCGAAATCCCAATGCGCGGACAAAAAGAATCGTTCAATGTATCGGTGGCGGCGGGAATCGCGCTGTACGAATTGACGAAATAA
- the dnaE gene encoding DNA polymerase III subunit alpha, whose product MGSTQTKQAAKSLQPSDFVHLHNHTYHSVLDGLTRIGDLVDKVKEFGMEAAAVTDHGTMSGILEYYKAAKAAGIKPILGIETYVAARSRFDRDPAKDKQRFHLTVLAMNSTGFHNLMKLSTRANLEGMYYKPRIDHDLLEELNEGLIVLSGCASGEIGVALKEDDYARAKETAAWYKSVLGDRYYLELQDHGHPKSNTHWDVQAKINEGLIKLSKELAIPMVVTCDGHYLTHAYQDAHEILLCVGTGAYLSDEKRMSLKDFELHLTDPRDIIDHWGDEFPEVITNTKAIADRCNVEIELGRILIPKYPLPDGESEHSYLHKLVYQGLARRYNDKTADEVESMTVDDIAAILAPEVRERVEMELGVMANMGYEGYFLIVQDFINWGKSQGIVFGPGRGSAAGSIVAYALNITDLDPLKYGLLFERFLNPDRISMPDIDVDIQDTRRDEVIQYCANKYGEDHVSNIATFGKMFGRMAVRDVARVLEVPYAESDRLAKLVPPPAQGRHVPLSKSIVDDVDLKNEYENNPTAKEVLDYAIQLEGTIRSHGVHACGVVIAPDTLVNYIPLEMAQKGVVATQFPMGEVEELGLLKMDFLGLSNLTIINNAMRIIRKVYKENIDLASLPLDDKETYELFQRGDTTGVFQLESAGMKRYLRALKPTHFEDIIAMVALYRPGPIQFIDSFIRRKNGEEPITYLHEGMRNSLENTYGVLVYQEQFMQISKEWCGFTGGQADTLRKAVGKKKIDLMKKVKPEFVEGAVKVGGATREMAETFWSQLEEFANYCFNKSHAACYGLIAYWTAYLKAHYPDAFMAALMTSDHDDIDRLAIEITECKHMGMEVLSPDVNQSYVEFAVVPAAKQVRFGMAAVKGVGVGAVEEIIRARDAGGPFKSVEDFAKRVSTSKVNRKAWESLIKAGAFDELGDRSDLLFNLDAILAFASKLQKEALSGQVDMFAALGGDKLMPSIELKTAPVKHTPKEQLMWERELLGLYISAHPLDNYDAFFEEQTIPLHNCTPNIDGQQVTIGGLVSTVRTIVTKSGAKMAFVGLEDKTGEGEVIVFPRLYEQLGDGLQQDAVLKVSGKISARDRDGNMTDEAKMIADEISVVTDKELNEYQSHGHKMTAPTGRAAVKQKRYPKKANAGAPAAAVTAKMPKSAASTPLPALKTVYVKIANPNDHDSLLALKQLCGKHPGQNDIIMVLGSDKSRAIRLPFRVDAQRELHDGLVQILGDECVAIK is encoded by the coding sequence GCAGTAACCGATCATGGCACGATGAGCGGAATTTTAGAATATTATAAAGCCGCTAAAGCTGCCGGCATCAAGCCGATTCTCGGGATTGAGACGTACGTGGCGGCGCGCTCGCGTTTTGACCGCGATCCTGCAAAAGATAAGCAGCGCTTTCATTTGACTGTGCTTGCAATGAATAGCACCGGCTTTCATAATTTGATGAAGTTATCAACGCGCGCCAACCTTGAAGGCATGTACTACAAGCCGCGCATAGATCACGATTTACTTGAAGAGCTAAACGAGGGTTTGATCGTGTTGAGCGGCTGCGCCAGCGGTGAAATCGGCGTGGCGCTGAAGGAAGATGATTACGCGCGCGCCAAAGAAACTGCTGCGTGGTATAAATCAGTACTTGGCGACCGCTATTACCTAGAGCTGCAGGATCACGGCCATCCGAAATCAAACACGCATTGGGATGTGCAGGCAAAAATTAACGAAGGACTGATTAAGCTGTCAAAAGAACTTGCTATTCCAATGGTCGTGACCTGCGATGGACACTATCTAACGCATGCGTACCAGGACGCGCATGAGATTCTGCTGTGCGTCGGCACGGGCGCATATTTGAGCGACGAAAAACGTATGAGCTTGAAAGATTTTGAGTTGCATTTGACTGACCCGCGCGACATCATTGATCATTGGGGCGATGAGTTTCCTGAGGTAATTACAAACACTAAGGCAATTGCTGATCGATGTAATGTTGAAATTGAATTAGGGCGGATTTTAATTCCGAAATATCCGCTGCCTGATGGCGAAAGCGAGCATTCGTATCTGCACAAGCTCGTCTATCAGGGTTTGGCGCGCCGCTATAATGACAAAACTGCCGACGAAGTTGAGTCGATGACGGTTGACGACATTGCGGCAATCCTCGCGCCTGAGGTGCGCGAGCGCGTTGAGATGGAACTCGGCGTTATGGCAAATATGGGGTACGAGGGCTATTTTTTGATCGTGCAAGATTTTATCAACTGGGGCAAGTCTCAGGGGATCGTATTTGGTCCAGGGCGAGGAAGCGCAGCGGGCTCAATTGTGGCATACGCGCTTAATATTACTGACCTCGATCCATTGAAATACGGACTGCTGTTTGAGCGTTTTCTCAATCCTGACCGTATCTCTATGCCTGATATTGATGTTGACATTCAAGATACGCGCCGCGATGAAGTAATTCAATACTGTGCAAATAAATACGGCGAAGATCATGTCAGTAATATTGCGACGTTTGGTAAGATGTTTGGGCGTATGGCGGTGCGCGACGTAGCGCGCGTGCTGGAAGTGCCGTATGCTGAAAGCGACCGGCTTGCAAAATTGGTGCCGCCGCCGGCGCAGGGCCGCCACGTTCCTTTGAGCAAGAGCATTGTTGACGATGTTGATTTGAAAAATGAATACGAAAACAACCCGACCGCTAAGGAGGTGCTTGATTATGCGATTCAGCTAGAGGGGACGATTCGCAGCCATGGCGTGCACGCCTGCGGCGTGGTGATCGCGCCTGACACGCTTGTCAATTATATTCCGCTTGAAATGGCGCAAAAAGGCGTGGTTGCGACGCAGTTCCCGATGGGCGAGGTCGAAGAGTTGGGGCTATTGAAAATGGACTTTCTCGGGCTGTCAAACTTAACAATCATTAACAATGCGATGCGTATTATTCGCAAAGTGTACAAGGAAAATATCGACCTAGCGTCGCTGCCGCTTGATGATAAGGAGACGTATGAGCTATTCCAGCGCGGCGACACCACCGGCGTGTTTCAGTTAGAGTCGGCGGGCATGAAACGCTATCTGCGGGCGCTCAAACCGACGCATTTCGAAGATATCATCGCCATGGTGGCTCTGTACCGCCCGGGACCGATACAGTTTATTGATAGCTTTATCCGCCGCAAGAACGGCGAAGAGCCGATTACCTACTTGCACGAAGGTATGCGTAATTCGCTGGAAAACACTTACGGAGTTTTGGTTTACCAAGAGCAGTTCATGCAGATTTCTAAGGAATGGTGCGGCTTTACTGGTGGTCAGGCTGATACGCTGCGTAAAGCCGTCGGTAAGAAAAAAATCGACCTAATGAAAAAGGTTAAGCCGGAGTTCGTCGAGGGCGCGGTCAAAGTTGGCGGCGCCACGCGTGAAATGGCGGAGACGTTTTGGAGCCAGCTAGAAGAGTTTGCAAACTACTGTTTTAATAAGTCGCATGCGGCGTGTTATGGCTTGATTGCATATTGGACGGCGTATTTGAAAGCGCATTATCCTGATGCATTTATGGCGGCGCTGATGACGAGCGACCATGATGATATTGATCGCTTAGCGATAGAAATCACCGAGTGCAAGCATATGGGTATGGAAGTGCTTAGTCCGGACGTTAACCAATCGTATGTTGAGTTCGCGGTCGTGCCGGCAGCGAAACAAGTGCGCTTCGGTATGGCAGCGGTGAAAGGCGTTGGCGTGGGCGCGGTTGAGGAAATCATTCGTGCGCGCGATGCCGGCGGTCCGTTCAAAAGCGTGGAGGATTTTGCGAAGCGCGTGAGCACGAGCAAGGTGAACCGTAAAGCGTGGGAATCGCTCATTAAGGCAGGTGCGTTTGACGAGCTGGGCGACCGCAGCGATTTGCTGTTCAACCTCGACGCGATTTTGGCATTTGCGAGCAAATTGCAGAAGGAAGCTTTGAGCGGCCAGGTCGATATGTTCGCGGCGCTTGGCGGCGATAAGCTGATGCCGTCGATTGAGCTAAAGACCGCGCCAGTGAAGCATACGCCAAAGGAGCAGCTGATGTGGGAGCGCGAGCTGCTCGGGCTGTATATTTCGGCGCATCCGCTTGATAATTACGATGCATTTTTTGAGGAGCAAACGATTCCCCTGCATAATTGTACGCCAAATATTGACGGGCAGCAGGTGACGATCGGCGGGCTGGTGTCGACGGTGCGCACGATTGTCACGAAATCGGGCGCGAAAATGGCATTCGTCGGGTTGGAAGATAAAACTGGCGAAGGCGAAGTGATCGTGTTCCCGCGCCTGTACGAGCAGCTCGGCGACGGACTGCAGCAAGATGCTGTGCTGAAAGTATCCGGCAAGATTAGCGCGCGCGACCGCGACGGCAATATGACCGACGAGGCAAAAATGATTGCCGATGAAATTAGCGTCGTGACCGACAAGGAATTAAATGAATACCAAAGCCATGGGCACAAAATGACCGCGCCGACGGGCCGCGCGGCAGTGAAACAAAAGCGCTATCCTAAAAAGGCGAATGCGGGCGCGCCGGCTGCCGCTGTGACGGCAAAAATGCCAAAATCGGCTGCATCTACTCCATTACCTGCGCTCAAAACAGTTTATGTCAAAATCGCAAATCCAAACGACCACGATTCGCTGTTAGCGCTCAAGCAATTATGCGGTAAGCACCCCGGGCAAAACGACATCATCATGGTACTAGGCAGCGATAAGTCGCGCGCGATTCGATTGCCATTTCGCGTTGATGCGCAGCGCGAATTGCACGACGGCTTGGTGCAGATCCTCGGCGATGAATGCGTGGCAATAAAATAG